Proteins found in one Mangifera indica cultivar Alphonso chromosome 15, CATAS_Mindica_2.1, whole genome shotgun sequence genomic segment:
- the LOC123197707 gene encoding WD repeat-containing protein RUP2-like: MKKDTERNFAGKGNTEEDKPAERKEQQEERTKIEWDFNLCTVVSSNTTEGAVSDTLGVIEFDPSDSIFATGGIARKIRVYNIKSLLLEENNFTDVNWLDHSSAYEYYICTPAKLSSLRWKPGTNGRVLGSGDYDGVVMEYDLERKMPIFERDEHGGRRVWSVDYSQWNPVVGASGSADGTMQMWDPRYDGGKCIATVQPSLARSSVCCVEFNPFGGALVTLGCADKKAYAYDVRHMADPVFVFDGHQKTVTYIRFMDEYALVTAATDGCLKLWNINETQIIRSYKGHVNSRSFVGLSVWRNGGLLGCGSETNQVFVYDKRWGEPIWVHGFKPVAVGRTETGFVSSVCWRQAGEDQCTLVAAGSDGALQVFVGKRKSSSSLPSSSSSSSH; the protein is encoded by the coding sequence ATGAAAAAAGACACTGAAAGAAATTTCGCAGGAAAAGGAAATACAGAAGAAGATAAACCCGCTGAAAGAAAAGagcaacaagaagaaagaaCTAAAATTGAATGGGATTTCAATCTCTGCACCGTTGTTTCTTCAAATACCACAGAAGGAGCCGTATCGGATACCCTCGGAGTCATTGAATTCGACCCCTCTGATTCAATCTTCGCAACCGGAGGAATCGCGAGAAAGATTAGAGTTTACAATATAAAGTCTTTGTTGCTAGAGGAAAATAATTTCACAGATGTTAATTGGTTAGACCATTCGAGCGCATACGAGTATTATATTTGCACCCCGGCTAAGCTGAGTAGCCTGCGGTGGAAACCTGGGACAAACGGGCGGGTCTTGGGATCCGGAGACTACGATGGAGTCGTGATGGAGTATGATCTAGAGAGAAAAATGCCGATATTTGAACGAGACGAGCATGGTGGGAGACGGGTTTGGAGCGTGGACTATTCACAATGGAATCCAGTGGTGGGCGCCTCCGGATCCGCCGATGGCACTATGCAAATGTGGGATCCCCGTTACGACGGTGGTAAATGTATAGCGACTGTGCAGCCCAGTTTGGCACGCAGTTCGGTCTGTTGCGTTGAGTTTAATCCGTTTGGCGGAGCATTGGTAACCCTTGGATGCGCTGACAAGAAAGCTTATGCGTACGATGTGCGGCACATGGCTGACCCAGTGTTCGTATTTGATGGGCACCAGAAAACAGTAACATACATTCGATTCATGGATGAATATGCTCTTGTAACAGCAGCAACAGATGGCTGTTTAAAGCTCTGGAACATAAATGAAACCCAAATAATCAGGAGTTACAAAGGACATGTGAACAGCAGAAGCTTTGTTGGGTTATCAGTGTGGAGAAACGGGGGATTACTGGGCTGTGGATCAGAGACAAATCAAGTGTTTGTCTACGACAAGAGGTGGGGCGAGCCCATTTGGGTGCATGGGTTCAAGCCAGTGGCTGTTGGTCGAACCGAGACTGGGTTTGTGAGCAGTGTGTGTTGGAGACAAGCGGGAGAGGATCAGTGCACACTTGTTGCAGCAGGATCAGATGGGGCTCTGCAAGTTTTTGTGGGCAAAAggaaatcatcatcatcattaccatcttcttcttcttcatctagtCATTAA